Proteins found in one Ptychodera flava strain L36383 chromosome 16, AS_Pfla_20210202, whole genome shotgun sequence genomic segment:
- the LOC139113956 gene encoding jerky protein homolog-like, with product MSKRKLSSISVRDKLEAIDRVKKGEAKAKIARDLSVGESTIRGWVKSEEKLRQFVFEVDEEAGLNRKRAKLSNNEDIDKAVHVWFLQERSRGTPLSGPIIREKARILAKQLRGDHFEFEASAGWFWRWQRRHAISEVAIQGEARSADAEAARTFPAKLKDIIDAEGYSDEQVYNVDEAGLFWKLLPSKSQASLNDPQTVGYKQNKQRITVMLTANKSGNHKLRPLIIGRSLKPRCFHHVNMDNFPVVYMASGNAWMTQFLFEEWFFNNFVPSVRCHLTSRGLEPKALLLLDQCPAHPREDRLRTRDGKIRALYLPANTTSLLQPMDQGIIKTFKANYRRELMMHLLLDPDYSSLVTSLQKYTIKDMCYIAEIMETSQDFIYRRMLDERTRSSIQRTRRHLCHPRDRVSQRPYQHRS from the coding sequence ATGTCTAAGCGAAAGCTATCCAGCATCTCCGTCCGTGATAAACTTGAAGCCATTGACCGTGTGAAGAAAGGTGAAGCGAAAGCGAAGATAGCACGTGATTTGAGTGTGGGTGAATCCACTATCCGAGGGTGGGTGAAGAGCGAAGAAAAGTTGCGGCAGTTTGTTTTCGAAGTCGATGAAGAGGCGGGCCTCAACCGAAAACGTGCAAAGCTGTCGAACAACGAAGATATCGATAAGGCTGTACACGTTTGGTTTTTACAAGAACGGTCAAGAGGGACTCCACTTTCTGGGCCTATCATACGTGAGAAGGCTCGCATTTTGGCAAAACAACTCAGGGGAGACCACTTTGAGTTTGAGGCCAGTGCAGGGTGGTTCTGGCGTTGGCAGCGAAGACACGCGATCAGCGAAGTAGCCATCCAAGGTGAAGCCCGATCTGCAGACGCCGAAGCTGCACGAACTTTTCCCGCTAAATTGAAAGACATTATCGATGCCGAGGGCTACAGTGATGAACAGGTTTACAACGTCGACGAGGCTGGTTTGTTTTGGAAGTTGCTGCCCTCGAAGTCCCAAGCTTCATTGAACGACCCTCAGACCGTCGGctacaaacagaacaaacaaCGCATCACCGTAATGCTGACGGCGAACAAATCGGGCAACCACAAGCTGAGACCACTCATCATCGGTAGAAGTCTGAAACCACGTTGTTTTCATCATGTCAACATGGACAATTTTCCTGTAGTGTACATGGCTTCGGGAAATGCATGGATGACGCAGTTTCTTTTCGAGGAGTGGTTTTTCAACAACTTCGTCCCGAGTGTGCGTTGTCATTTGACGTCTCGTGGGCTTGAACCCAAAGCTCTGTTGCTTTTAGACCAGTGTCCTGCTCATCCACGCGAAGACCGCTTGAGAACGCGAGATGGGAAAATCAGAGCGCTATATCTGCCAGCAAACACGACCAGTCTACTGCAGCCCATGGATCAAGGCATCAtaaaaactttcaaagcaaaTTATCGCCGCGAGTTAATGATGCATCTCTTGCTCGACCCGGACTATTCATCGCTGGTAACAAGCCTTCAGAAGTACACCATTAAGGACATGTGTTACATCGCTGAAATCATGGAGACAAGTCAAGACTTCATCTATAGAAGGATGCTGGATGAAAGGACTCGGAGCAGCATTCAACGTACAAGACGACATTTGTGCCACCCCAGAGACAGAGTCAGTCAACGCCCTTATCAACACCGCAGCTGA